The DNA segment GAGGTCTGGCAAGAGTTCGGAAACATCTCAGCGGCCGAGCGGGATACCGTCATCAATCTCCACTACGGCATCCTGCACAACGGCATGACCGACGATCTGCAAGCGCTCTGGGTCGGCGGCACGACCGGCAATCCGTACCCGTATTCGGGCGCGCATCTCGACCCCGCGCTCTACGCGCAAGGCCAGGGCGGCTCAGTCGTCAACGGTCAGCTGCAGTGGGTGTTCGGCACGCCTTACGTGGGCCCGAACAACGCTCCGTACGATCCGACGAAGCTCGGCACATACACCTGGCCCACCGCCGGCAACTCGATCGGCACGATCCCATCCAATTACGTCGACAGCCAGTCCACGCAATCCGGAATTGAGAAGGTCAGCTACACGCGTGCGTTGAGCTCATCGTCCTTCGCGCGGTTCTACGCGTACGCGTTATATTCGGCGTGGAACTTCGATCAAGCCACGAACGGCTTCGTGGGCGATTCGTTCTATCAATTGCACGACAACGCGACCGGCTATACGCTCAACTACCAAAATCAGTTGACGCAAGCGCACCTCTTGCGCTTCGACATTGACTACAGCAAGGATCTCTCGCTGCGCTACAACTATGCGCCGAATTTTCTCCAGGAGAACTTCTGGGCTGGCTGCGGCCTGTCGCTGACCGATCCCAATCTCCACACGTGCGCGCCGGGCGACCCGAACAACGTCGTCATGAAAGGCACACCGTTCGCGTACTGGAACGCGCTGCCGGAGATCAACACGGACGCGGCTTTGGCGGATTCGTGGAAGCCGAGCGATCGCTGGCTCTTCGACATCGGCGCGCGTTTGGATCGGTTCGAAGTCGGCCTCACGCCGTTGCAGATCCTCGGACCGAACGGCATCGCCGAGCAGTCGCAGAACCTCGCGGGCAACTGCCTGCACGGTTATGCCTACGGCCCGACCGAACCGTGCTTTGCATACCTCACGGACCAAGTGAATACGCTCGGTAATCTCGGTCCGTCCGCGCTCCCGGGCGCGGGCCATTGGACGAACGTCTCCGGAGACTTGAACTTCAACGAGTTCAGCCCGCGTTTCGGCGCCACGTTCACAGCCTCGCCGCGCGACGTCCTTCGCTTCTCGGTCGGCCGCTATGTCGAGCCGCCCGCGACAGCGTACGAAGAGTACATCGGCGCGCCTCAGTTCGGACCGCAAGACACCGTTTCGGTGCTGAACAATTTCTATGACGGTCTCGGGTTCACCGCAGTGCACAACGTCCAGCCGCAAGACAGCACGAACTACGATTTCTCGCTGGAGCACGCATTCGATCAAGGCTGGTCGGCAAAGGTCACGCCGTACCTGCGCGTGACGCGTGGTCAGATCCTCAACCTGCCCGTCGTTCCGACGAACCCGACGTTCGTCACGGGGTACAACTTTGGCGCTGCCCGCATCCGTGGTTCCGAGTTCTTGCTGCGCAAGGACCGCCAAACCTCAAACGGCTTGTCGGCTGTGCTGGCGGCGACGTACACGGACTCGAAAATCCGCTACGAGCGCGCGCTCGGCGGTCAGAACTTCATCGACGTCATCAACGCATCCATCGCTGCGTATAACACGCAGTACAACACGCACTACGCCTCGCTCGATCCCAATGGGTACTACTCGCCGTCTTTGACCCAATCGCCGGGTTCAA comes from the Candidatus Eremiobacteraceae bacterium genome and includes:
- a CDS encoding TonB-dependent receptor produces the protein MSVNVLGRVVASLIVAGLCLSGAAIAGTTGGISGHVADASGAPIANAKISVSAPSQSAAGTSDARGFFSVLALTPDTYTVTATKDGYDTTQVAGITVQADQTSTVAVTMRPTIKVLTTVTSTATAGVVSKSVTGDLYAVSASAVNRYQGSAGGAETLYSQNGVVGSLPGVVRSIGGGGGYGGNGSLSIRGGSNDQIGFELEGIPLNRGFDSANATSFVTNGLSSLEVYTGGAPADSGRSMAGYINEVMRRGTYPGGGDLTLVAGAPTYNHTMQADLYGASPDRKFSYYVSELAVNADYNFANRENLDNHVINVAANDPGCLAFNTLMGPNVQSEIPTPFLSCGSAHNLNVPISQEVWQEFGNISAAERDTVINLHYGILHNGMTDDLQALWVGGTTGNPYPYSGAHLDPALYAQGQGGSVVNGQLQWVFGTPYVGPNNAPYDPTKLGTYTWPTAGNSIGTIPSNYVDSQSTQSGIEKVSYTRALSSSSFARFYAYALYSAWNFDQATNGFVGDSFYQLHDNATGYTLNYQNQLTQAHLLRFDIDYSKDLSLRYNYAPNFLQENFWAGCGLSLTDPNLHTCAPGDPNNVVMKGTPFAYWNALPEINTDAALADSWKPSDRWLFDIGARLDRFEVGLTPLQILGPNGIAEQSQNLAGNCLHGYAYGPTEPCFAYLTDQVNTLGNLGPSALPGAGHWTNVSGDLNFNEFSPRFGATFTASPRDVLRFSVGRYVEPPATAYEEYIGAPQFGPQDTVSVLNNFYDGLGFTAVHNVQPQDSTNYDFSLEHAFDQGWSAKVTPYLRVTRGQILNLPVVPTNPTFVTGYNFGAARIRGSEFLLRKDRQTSNGLSAVLAATYTDSKIRYERALGGQNFIDVINASIAAYNTQYNTHYASLDPNGYYSPSLTQSPGSTTPSYDVRFTVNLNLDYRVGGWDITPTFNYQSGNPYGDSLNFPDVHCYGSANPNAPAIPTPGCIPQLAGNEMLGPLANGPDPYTNAFDAPGSLVGPSWLTMNIGVSHDIAQNIKASMLVTNVFTVVHNHGYPWEYPSSAQVLAYGDNNFYNSPLGYSGSTGNATSSLGYLGDNYYAYGPQSLNNAPEFVFSISTKL